One region of Alosa sapidissima isolate fAloSap1 chromosome 1, fAloSap1.pri, whole genome shotgun sequence genomic DNA includes:
- the LOC121719245 gene encoding uncharacterized protein LOC121719245 isoform X1 produces the protein MERWLQLLVLFLGLLLVNTDSQNLNASSTSRTPTKATKATTVPTSHPIATSTRAVVASAQPFHELALVRVKWSIPCKGAVRLTWPEGGDESVCFLSPYKIKLVGLCPNMKCGHFQAWGSSGSMTAGLYIHRNGTMTSQNCTALHVQCTGCSGEVVAYKAITGLLLVLVLGVLLLRFGKPTYNALRKRLSQRQQTRWIGPTQSQSVYYNREQQAGLQPNNNTFKRHSYPAALEKLTVTSSREPSSNRNSDYSYN, from the exons ATGGAACGCTGGCTGCAGCTGCTGGTGCTTTTTCTGGGCCTGCTTCTTGTTAACACAG ATAGCCAAAACCTGAATGCCTCATCCACCAGTCGTACACCAACCAAAGCGACAAAGGCCACCACTGTGCCCACCTCCCATCCCATAGCCACATCAACAAGAGCAGTGGTGGCTTCTGCACAGCCATTCCATGAGCTAGCCCTGGTGAGAGTGAAATGGTCAATCCCATGCAAGGGGGCCGTCCGCCTCACCTGGCCCGAAGGTGGAGATGAATCTGTCTGCTTTTTAAGCCCATACAAGATCAAACTCGTAGGTCTCTGTCCCAATATGAAATGTGGACATTTCCAGGCCTGGGGATCCTCTGGGTCTATGACCGCCGGCCTGTATATTCATAGGAATGGgacaatgacaagccagaaTTGCACTGCGCTCCATGTTCAGTGCACAG GCTGCAGTGGGGAGGTGGTTGCATATAAGGCCATCACAGGTCTTCTTCTTGTCCTGGTGCTGGGAGTCCTTCTGCTCCGCTTCGGGAAACCTACATACAACGCCCTCCGCAAAAGAT TGTCTCAGAGACAGCAGACGCGATGGATTGGCCCTACGCAAAGCCAAAGTG TGTACTATAACAGAGAACAGCAGGCCGGCCTGCaacccaacaacaacacattcaaGAGACACTCCTATCCAG CAGCGTTGGAAAAGCTCACAGTGACTTCAAGCAGAGAGCCTTCGTCTAACCGGAACAGTGACTATTCATACAACTAA
- the LOC121719245 gene encoding uncharacterized protein LOC121719245 isoform X2 produces MERWLQLLVLFLGLLLVNTDSQNLNASSTSRTPTKATKATTVPTSHPIATSTRAVVASAQPFHELALVRVKWSIPCKGAVRLTWPEGGDESVCFLSPYKIKLVGLCPNMKCGHFQAWGSSGSMTAGLYIHRNGTMTSQNCTALHVQCTGCSGEVVAYKAITGLLLVLVLGVLLLRFGKPTYNALRKRLSQRQQTRWIGPTQSQSVYYNREQQAGLQPNNNTFKRHSYPALEKLTVTSSREPSSNRNSDYSYN; encoded by the exons ATGGAACGCTGGCTGCAGCTGCTGGTGCTTTTTCTGGGCCTGCTTCTTGTTAACACAG ATAGCCAAAACCTGAATGCCTCATCCACCAGTCGTACACCAACCAAAGCGACAAAGGCCACCACTGTGCCCACCTCCCATCCCATAGCCACATCAACAAGAGCAGTGGTGGCTTCTGCACAGCCATTCCATGAGCTAGCCCTGGTGAGAGTGAAATGGTCAATCCCATGCAAGGGGGCCGTCCGCCTCACCTGGCCCGAAGGTGGAGATGAATCTGTCTGCTTTTTAAGCCCATACAAGATCAAACTCGTAGGTCTCTGTCCCAATATGAAATGTGGACATTTCCAGGCCTGGGGATCCTCTGGGTCTATGACCGCCGGCCTGTATATTCATAGGAATGGgacaatgacaagccagaaTTGCACTGCGCTCCATGTTCAGTGCACAG GCTGCAGTGGGGAGGTGGTTGCATATAAGGCCATCACAGGTCTTCTTCTTGTCCTGGTGCTGGGAGTCCTTCTGCTCCGCTTCGGGAAACCTACATACAACGCCCTCCGCAAAAGAT TGTCTCAGAGACAGCAGACGCGATGGATTGGCCCTACGCAAAGCCAAAGTG TGTACTATAACAGAGAACAGCAGGCCGGCCTGCaacccaacaacaacacattcaaGAGACACTCCTATCCAG CGTTGGAAAAGCTCACAGTGACTTCAAGCAGAGAGCCTTCGTCTAACCGGAACAGTGACTATTCATACAACTAA
- the vps37c gene encoding vacuolar protein sorting-associated protein 37C isoform X2, whose translation MDKLQDLSQSELQDLLDNSERVESMALESDEIQNIQLEREMALASNRSLAERNLDMKPRLERERERLVERYSELEEVQDRYKQRCALRDNVMGQVSPEMLFSRLQAEGTSTEAESETLAEEFLEGSLSLDSFLDRFLSLRSLAHKRRVRIEKLQEILRQKSQAVTGDNAAAMTTPPCANQDPAVTSSPWQPGQTQPQPQSVAKSSGSFSNSPQNPSGSALPYSPFPVSPPAQPPSAAAAGPANPPAQFPPYPSPGSSFSPAAGYAASRPSFGPGPCPYPTQPAFSGLPGPPFGQFGPSPAPYPSAYPYPAGYSYPTGPSLPPSQPNAGRPVYQSGFRVPQSYS comes from the exons ATGGATAAGCTTCAGGACCTCAGCCAATCCGAGTTGCAGGATTTGCTGGACAACTCGGAACGGGTGGAGTCGATGGCACTGGAATCAGATGAG ATTCAAAACATCCAGCTGGAGCGGGAGATGGCCCTGGCCTCCAACCGTAGCCTGGCTGAGAGAAACCTGGACATGAAGCCGAGGCTAGAACGAGAGAGGGAACGCCTGGTGGAACGTTACTCAGAGCTGGAGGAAGTGCAAGACAGATACAAGCAGCGGTGTGCTCTTAGAG ACAATGTAATGGGGCAGGTGTCACCGGAGATGCTGTTCTCCCGTCTTCAGGCAGAGGGCACTAGCACAGAGGCAGAGTCTGAG ACACTAGCAGAAGAGTTTCTGGAAGGTTCTTTGTCTCTGGACTCTTTCCTGGATCGCTTCCTTTCCCTCCGCTCCCTTGCGCACAAAAGACGAGTACGGATAGAGAAGCTGCAGGAGATTTTACGCCAAAAGAGCCAGGCGGTGACAGGTGACAACGCGGCCGCCATGACGACACCGCCCTGCGCCAACCAGGATCCAGCGGTGACATCCTCGCCCTGGCAACCAGGCCAGACGCAGCCGCAGCCACAGAGCGTGGCCAAGTCCAGCGGCAGCTTCTCAAACTCCCCCCAGAATCCCTCCGGCTCGGCTCTGCCCTACAGCCCCTTCCCCGTGTCTCCCCCAGCCCAGCCCCCAAGCGCTGCCGCAGCAGGCCCCGCTAATCCCCCAGCTCAGTTTCCACCCTACCCCAGCCCGGGGTCCTCTTTCTCCCCCGCAGCAGGATATGCAGCCTCCCGGCCCAGCTTTGGCCCTGGGCCCTGCCCTTACCCCACCCAGCCAGCTTTCTCTGGCCTCCCCGGGCCTCCCTTTGGGCAGTTTGGCCCCAGCCCAGCCCCCTACCCTTCTGCGTATCCCTACCCAGCGGGCTACAGCTACCCCACTGGGCCCAGCTTGCCGCCCTCCCAGCCAAACGCGGGAAGGCCTGTCTATCAGTCTGGATTCAGGGTGCCGCAGTCCTACTCCTGa
- the vps37c gene encoding vacuolar protein sorting-associated protein 37C isoform X1, translating to MPPCWHFSDGIFPSRRGFPSSQLITRIHHSLHNGSSGKLMDKLQDLSQSELQDLLDNSERVESMALESDEIQNIQLEREMALASNRSLAERNLDMKPRLERERERLVERYSELEEVQDRYKQRCALRDNVMGQVSPEMLFSRLQAEGTSTEAESETLAEEFLEGSLSLDSFLDRFLSLRSLAHKRRVRIEKLQEILRQKSQAVTGDNAAAMTTPPCANQDPAVTSSPWQPGQTQPQPQSVAKSSGSFSNSPQNPSGSALPYSPFPVSPPAQPPSAAAAGPANPPAQFPPYPSPGSSFSPAAGYAASRPSFGPGPCPYPTQPAFSGLPGPPFGQFGPSPAPYPSAYPYPAGYSYPTGPSLPPSQPNAGRPVYQSGFRVPQSYS from the exons ATGCCTCCCTGCTGGCATTTCTCAGATGGAATATTCCCGTCACGTCGGGGTTTCCCTTCGAGTCAGCTGATAACACGGATACACCATTCACTACACAACGG TTCTTCTGGCAAATTAATGGATAAGCTTCAGGACCTCAGCCAATCCGAGTTGCAGGATTTGCTGGACAACTCGGAACGGGTGGAGTCGATGGCACTGGAATCAGATGAG ATTCAAAACATCCAGCTGGAGCGGGAGATGGCCCTGGCCTCCAACCGTAGCCTGGCTGAGAGAAACCTGGACATGAAGCCGAGGCTAGAACGAGAGAGGGAACGCCTGGTGGAACGTTACTCAGAGCTGGAGGAAGTGCAAGACAGATACAAGCAGCGGTGTGCTCTTAGAG ACAATGTAATGGGGCAGGTGTCACCGGAGATGCTGTTCTCCCGTCTTCAGGCAGAGGGCACTAGCACAGAGGCAGAGTCTGAG ACACTAGCAGAAGAGTTTCTGGAAGGTTCTTTGTCTCTGGACTCTTTCCTGGATCGCTTCCTTTCCCTCCGCTCCCTTGCGCACAAAAGACGAGTACGGATAGAGAAGCTGCAGGAGATTTTACGCCAAAAGAGCCAGGCGGTGACAGGTGACAACGCGGCCGCCATGACGACACCGCCCTGCGCCAACCAGGATCCAGCGGTGACATCCTCGCCCTGGCAACCAGGCCAGACGCAGCCGCAGCCACAGAGCGTGGCCAAGTCCAGCGGCAGCTTCTCAAACTCCCCCCAGAATCCCTCCGGCTCGGCTCTGCCCTACAGCCCCTTCCCCGTGTCTCCCCCAGCCCAGCCCCCAAGCGCTGCCGCAGCAGGCCCCGCTAATCCCCCAGCTCAGTTTCCACCCTACCCCAGCCCGGGGTCCTCTTTCTCCCCCGCAGCAGGATATGCAGCCTCCCGGCCCAGCTTTGGCCCTGGGCCCTGCCCTTACCCCACCCAGCCAGCTTTCTCTGGCCTCCCCGGGCCTCCCTTTGGGCAGTTTGGCCCCAGCCCAGCCCCCTACCCTTCTGCGTATCCCTACCCAGCGGGCTACAGCTACCCCACTGGGCCCAGCTTGCCGCCCTCCCAGCCAAACGCGGGAAGGCCTGTCTATCAGTCTGGATTCAGGGTGCCGCAGTCCTACTCCTGa
- the si:dkey-9i23.16 gene encoding uncharacterized protein si:dkey-9i23.16, whose translation MMPSTQEGSSQLYRIFRQYDPEAAAVVSVVLGLLQVLLAAPIYFMIFKPFLYVVPLIIGILFVTGGSFAFACSKYPDRRLLKRCAYSNMACLLGALVAVCVYIVVLCSELPQLCLNVDEHDGKWGLERTICEEQLPRLHRLFHGILGSLLVYNIAAMILHSLLSYSAVKGLKID comes from the exons ATGATGCCATCAACGCAAGAGGGGAGTTCACAGTTGTACCGCATCTTTCGCCAGTATGACCCAGAGGCTGCTGCA GTGGTGTCAGTCGTTCTTGGGCTACTTCAGGTTCTTCTGGCAGCACCAATTTACTTCATGATATTCAAGCCTTTCCTCTATGTGGTCCCTTTGATAATTGGAATATTG TTTGTAACAGGAGGATCATTTGCTTTTGCTTGCTCTAAATATCCTGACAGACGATTG CTAAAAAGATGTGCCTACAGTAACATGGCTTGTCTACTGGGCGCCCTGGTTGCTGTCTGTGTCTACATTGTGGTCCTTTGCAGTGAACTGCCTCAGTTGTGTTTAAATGTTGATGAACATGATGGCAAGTGGGGACTAGAAAGAACTATATGTGAAGAACAACTTCCAAGA CTGCACCGATTATTCCATGGAATTCTTGGCTCACTCTTGGTATACAACATTGCAGCCATGATTCTTCACTCACTTCTGTCATATTCTGCAGTAAAAGGTCTAAAAATAGACTGA
- the tmem176 gene encoding transmembrane protein 176 isoform X2, with protein MAVSISRDLSVTVGEDVVADKLADKQALLQNFEKSQSKALGVSQLMLGLLVMMNSIPLLFTDYTEILTFGVPLWSGLVFVIAGCLAITLEKYINRKYLFSCVAMSAAAVLTSATALIIYFTDITKHPAEYCASREECSHKHYAMLLSTGVKTSLAFYTMIQTIISIILTVTLYKARKHLDIYERISS; from the exons ATGGCAGTATCAATATCCAGAGATTTGTCTGTCACTGTGGGTGAGGACGTTGTTGCTGATAAACTAGCAGATAAACAAGCTCTGTTGCAAAATTTCGAGAAAAGTCAATCCAAAGCTTTAGGG GTCTCCCAGTTGATGCTGGGACTACTCGTCATGATGAACTCCATCCCACTCCTGTTTACTGATTACACTGAGATTTTAACTTTTGGAGTGCCTTTGTGGAGTGGCCTTGTG TTTGTCATTGCAGGGTGTCTTGCCATAACGCTAGAAAAATACATCAACAGGAAATAT ctcTTCTCCTGTGTTGCCATGTCAGCAGCAGCCGTGCTAACATCTGCCACTGCCCTAATCATCTACTTCACTGACATCACCAAGCACCCAGCAGAATATTGTGCTTCTCGTGAAGAGTGTTCACACAAACATTATGCTATG TTGTTAAGTACCGGTGTAAAGACATCCCTGGCATTCTACACCATGATCCAAACCATCATCTCTATCATCCTGACAGTTACTTTATACAAAGCAAGGAAGCACCTTGACATTTATGAG AGAATCAGCAGCTAA
- the tmem176 gene encoding transmembrane protein 176 isoform X1 produces the protein MAVSISRDLSVTVGEDVVADKLADKQALLQNFEKSQSKALGVSQLMLGLLVMMNSIPLLFTDYTEILTFGVPLWSGLVVIFLLSKYPGCLAITLEKYINRKYLFSCVAMSAAAVLTSATALIIYFTDITKHPAEYCASREECSHKHYAMLLSTGVKTSLAFYTMIQTIISIILTVTLYKARKHLDIYERISS, from the exons ATGGCAGTATCAATATCCAGAGATTTGTCTGTCACTGTGGGTGAGGACGTTGTTGCTGATAAACTAGCAGATAAACAAGCTCTGTTGCAAAATTTCGAGAAAAGTCAATCCAAAGCTTTAGGG GTCTCCCAGTTGATGCTGGGACTACTCGTCATGATGAACTCCATCCCACTCCTGTTTACTGATTACACTGAGATTTTAACTTTTGGAGTGCCTTTGTGGAGTGGCCTTGTGGTAATATTCTTATTATCTAAATATCCTG GGTGTCTTGCCATAACGCTAGAAAAATACATCAACAGGAAATAT ctcTTCTCCTGTGTTGCCATGTCAGCAGCAGCCGTGCTAACATCTGCCACTGCCCTAATCATCTACTTCACTGACATCACCAAGCACCCAGCAGAATATTGTGCTTCTCGTGAAGAGTGTTCACACAAACATTATGCTATG TTGTTAAGTACCGGTGTAAAGACATCCCTGGCATTCTACACCATGATCCAAACCATCATCTCTATCATCCTGACAGTTACTTTATACAAAGCAAGGAAGCACCTTGACATTTATGAG AGAATCAGCAGCTAA